In Streptomyces sp. NBC_01408, one DNA window encodes the following:
- a CDS encoding TerD family protein, translated as MTVNMTKGQAISLQKADGGTLTAVRMGLGWQAAKRRGLFGSRTREIDLDASAVLFADKQPVDVVFFRHLQSDDGSVRHTGDNLVGGVGQGGDDEAILVDLQRVPVHIDQIVFTVNSFTGQTFQEVQNAFCRIVDETNGQELARYTLDGGGQYTAQIMAKVSRAGAGWQMTALGNPANGRTFQDLMPSILPHL; from the coding sequence GTGACGGTCAACATGACCAAGGGTCAGGCCATCAGTCTGCAGAAGGCGGACGGGGGTACGCTGACCGCGGTCCGGATGGGCCTCGGCTGGCAGGCGGCGAAGCGCCGCGGTCTGTTCGGTTCGCGGACCCGGGAGATCGACCTGGACGCCTCGGCGGTACTCTTCGCCGACAAGCAGCCCGTGGACGTCGTCTTCTTCCGGCACCTGCAGAGCGACGACGGCTCGGTCCGGCACACCGGCGACAACCTCGTCGGCGGCGTCGGCCAGGGCGGGGACGACGAGGCGATCCTCGTCGACCTCCAGCGCGTACCGGTGCACATCGACCAGATCGTCTTCACGGTGAACTCCTTCACCGGGCAGACCTTCCAGGAAGTGCAGAACGCGTTCTGCCGCATCGTCGACGAGACCAACGGCCAGGAACTGGCCCGTTACACCCTCGACGGCGGCGGCCAGTACACCGCGCAGATCATGGCGAAGGTGTCCCGCGCGGGCGCGGGCTGGCAGATGACGGCCCTCGGCAACCCGGCCAACGGCCGGACGTTCCAGGACCTGATGCCGTCGATCCTGCCGCACCTGTAG
- a CDS encoding TerD family protein, with amino-acid sequence MTAELVRGQNHPVSHSRVEVRVSAGTAVLALASLADEQGRFSGAEVLAHPGARSLPGLQVPGEAAERHAFAVDLDAVAVGVHRVGVLLVLPPGGPVRFGAVPASYVAVADGAGTEIAGFTLTGLEAETAVVALELYRRLGTWKVRAVGQGYADGLGALLADGGMAPAEATSLAAAALRTAARSGESDRTLAPLPSLARDLRTPQEPAPEPPHPVPVSAVPYAGTPGPAPGGDTAGSPPDASVPDASVPDTSPPDGSPPTISYAHPRRRRASTEPPEPAPRPAAAPQPGQPPLPVAGDASGWSMEERLYNQVWGMFEDMARTVAAYRSAVEFADSRMDRELDEALSDPRHRLGGSGNAARDTARARREELVAQAKTVLDRDLAQLTAECEVVEPALPASYARWDNPVWHGHRVPEEGPLALRLGDLHLPERPALRIPMLVRVPLERGLWIDNGRTGSEAAMTMDTDRLRRAAMDMAVAHAVRLLAVHPGDRFSVHVIDAAGAGAASLAPLVRAGVLAAPPAAGAAGVTQTLAGLTRRVDLVQMALRAGAPEDLPPDVDTAEQLLIVHDFPHGFDDRAVTQLRYLADEGSAVGVHLLMVADRDEASAYGPLLDPLWRSLMRLSPVPDNHLADPWVGHAWTFEPDLPPQGSRVLDQALDRIAEARRTARP; translated from the coding sequence ATGACGGCCGAACTGGTCCGGGGGCAGAACCACCCCGTGTCCCACAGCAGGGTGGAGGTCAGGGTCTCGGCGGGCACCGCCGTGCTCGCCCTGGCCTCGCTCGCTGACGAACAGGGCCGGTTCTCCGGCGCCGAGGTACTGGCCCACCCGGGCGCCCGCTCCCTCCCCGGCCTCCAGGTGCCGGGGGAGGCCGCCGAACGGCACGCCTTCGCCGTCGACCTCGACGCGGTCGCCGTCGGCGTCCACCGGGTCGGCGTGCTCCTCGTCCTGCCGCCCGGCGGGCCGGTCCGCTTCGGAGCGGTCCCCGCCTCCTACGTCGCCGTGGCGGACGGGGCCGGCACCGAGATCGCCGGCTTCACCCTCACCGGACTGGAAGCCGAGACCGCTGTCGTCGCCCTGGAGCTCTACCGGCGCCTGGGCACCTGGAAGGTCAGGGCCGTCGGCCAGGGGTACGCGGACGGCCTCGGCGCCCTGCTCGCCGACGGCGGCATGGCCCCGGCCGAGGCCACCTCGCTGGCCGCCGCCGCCCTGCGGACGGCCGCGCGGAGCGGCGAGAGCGACCGCACGCTCGCCCCGCTCCCCTCGCTGGCACGGGATCTGCGCACCCCGCAGGAGCCCGCGCCCGAGCCGCCGCATCCGGTCCCGGTGTCCGCAGTCCCCTACGCCGGCACGCCGGGCCCCGCCCCCGGCGGTGACACCGCGGGCTCTCCGCCCGACGCCTCCGTGCCCGACGCCTCCGTGCCCGACACCTCCCCGCCCGACGGCTCCCCGCCCACCATCAGCTACGCCCACCCGCGCCGCCGTCGCGCCAGCACCGAGCCGCCCGAGCCCGCGCCGCGGCCCGCAGCGGCGCCGCAGCCCGGACAGCCCCCGCTCCCCGTCGCCGGGGACGCCAGCGGCTGGTCCATGGAGGAGCGGCTCTACAACCAGGTGTGGGGCATGTTCGAGGACATGGCCCGGACCGTCGCCGCCTACCGCAGCGCCGTCGAGTTCGCCGACTCCCGCATGGACCGCGAGCTCGACGAAGCCCTGTCCGACCCGCGCCACCGCCTCGGCGGCTCCGGAAACGCCGCCCGCGACACCGCCCGGGCCCGGCGCGAGGAGCTCGTCGCCCAGGCCAAGACCGTCCTCGACCGGGACCTCGCCCAGCTGACCGCCGAGTGCGAGGTGGTCGAGCCCGCGCTGCCGGCCTCGTACGCCCGCTGGGACAACCCTGTCTGGCACGGCCACCGGGTGCCCGAGGAGGGCCCGCTGGCCCTGCGCCTGGGCGACCTGCACCTGCCCGAGCGGCCCGCCCTGCGCATTCCCATGCTGGTCCGGGTCCCGCTGGAGCGCGGGCTCTGGATCGACAACGGCCGTACCGGCTCCGAGGCCGCGATGACCATGGACACCGACCGGCTGCGCCGGGCCGCCATGGACATGGCCGTCGCGCACGCCGTGCGGCTGCTCGCGGTCCACCCCGGCGACCGGTTCTCCGTCCACGTCATCGACGCGGCCGGCGCCGGAGCCGCCTCCCTCGCACCCCTGGTGCGCGCCGGGGTGCTGGCCGCGCCGCCCGCCGCCGGGGCCGCGGGGGTCACCCAGACCCTGGCGGGGCTGACCCGCCGGGTGGACCTCGTACAGATGGCGCTGCGGGCCGGTGCCCCCGAGGACCTGCCGCCGGACGTGGACACGGCCGAGCAGCTGCTGATCGTGCACGACTTCCCGCACGGGTTCGACGACCGCGCGGTCACCCAGCTGCGCTACCTCGCCGACGAGGGCTCGGCGGTCGGCGTGCACCTGCTGATGGTCGCGGACCGTGACGAGGCCTCCGCCTACGGGCCGCTGCTGGACCCGCTGTGGCGTTCGCTGATGCGGCTGTCGCCGGTCCCGGACAACCACCTCGCCGACCCCTGGGTCGGCCACGCCTGGACTTTCGAGCCGGACCTGCCCCCGCAGGGCAGCCGGGTCCTCGACCAGGCACTGGACCGGATCGCGGAGGCCCGTCGGACCGCCCGCCCGTGA
- a CDS encoding TerC family protein, protein MEVSWTLWALTILGLSLLIGADFFIGRKPHDVSIKEAGTWTVVWIVLAGLFGLGLWFFGNSQASQEFFAGFITEKSLSVDNLFVFVLIMAKFAVPSHLQQRVLLVGVLIALVLRAIFIAAGAAIIASFSWVFYIFGAFLIYTAWKLIQEARKDEDEDEFEENRLLKSVEKKFGVADKYHGTKLFIQSNGKRVLTPLMVVMLAIGTTDVLFALDSIPAIFGLTQDPYIVFTANAFALMGLRQLYFLIGGLLKKLVHLSYGLSVILGFIGVKLVLHALHESGVHVPVISIPVSLGVICGVLVITTVTSLIASKKQAAAEAAARPESVDA, encoded by the coding sequence GTGGAAGTTTCCTGGACCCTGTGGGCCCTGACCATTCTTGGTCTGTCCCTCCTCATCGGCGCCGATTTCTTCATCGGCCGCAAACCCCACGACGTTTCGATCAAGGAAGCGGGCACCTGGACGGTCGTCTGGATCGTCCTCGCCGGACTCTTCGGCCTCGGCCTGTGGTTCTTCGGCAACAGCCAGGCCTCCCAGGAGTTCTTCGCCGGCTTCATCACCGAGAAGTCCCTGAGCGTCGACAACCTCTTCGTCTTCGTCCTGATCATGGCGAAGTTCGCGGTGCCCTCCCACCTCCAGCAGCGCGTCCTGCTCGTGGGCGTGCTCATCGCCCTGGTACTGCGGGCGATCTTCATCGCGGCCGGCGCGGCGATCATCGCCAGCTTCTCCTGGGTCTTCTACATCTTCGGCGCGTTCCTGATCTACACCGCCTGGAAGCTGATCCAGGAGGCCCGCAAGGACGAGGACGAGGACGAGTTCGAGGAGAACCGTCTCCTCAAGTCCGTCGAGAAGAAGTTCGGCGTCGCCGACAAGTACCACGGCACCAAGCTCTTCATCCAGAGCAACGGCAAGCGCGTCCTGACCCCGCTGATGGTCGTCATGCTCGCCATCGGCACCACCGACGTGCTGTTCGCGCTGGACTCCATCCCCGCGATCTTCGGCCTCACCCAGGACCCGTACATCGTCTTCACCGCCAACGCCTTCGCCCTGATGGGTCTGCGCCAGCTGTACTTCCTCATCGGCGGCCTGCTCAAGAAGCTGGTCCACCTCAGCTACGGCCTGTCGGTCATCCTGGGCTTCATCGGCGTCAAGCTGGTGCTGCACGCCCTGCACGAGTCCGGGGTGCACGTCCCGGTGATCTCGATCCCGGTCTCCCTCGGCGTCATCTGCGGCGTCCTGGTGATCACCACGGTCACCAGCCTGATCGCCTCGAAGAAGCAGGCGGCGGCCGAGGCCGCCGCCCGCCCGGAGAGCGTCGACGCGTAA
- a CDS encoding MFS transporter, whose product MLRLASASLAGTAIEFYDFFVYGTAAALVLGPLFFPSFSPLAGTLAAFGTFGVGFLARPLGSAVFGHIGDRYGRRPVLLGSLLLTGLATVAVGCVPTYASIGVAAPVLLLLLRFLQGLGLGGEWGGAVLLTAEHAPERRRGLWSSFPQIGPAVGFLLANGMVLALSATLTDAQFTSWGWRVPFWAAGLLALAGLWLRRSVEETPQFRALAATGRRSQAPLAEVVRGHWRLLLLTGGALAVGYAVFYAVTTWSLAYATEHLGVGRTVMLSCIMGAVALKGLVTPLVAVLGDRYGRRPLCLAGCAACALWMFPLVALLSTADPLLMTLGFVGALLGMVTMFAVVGAYLPELYAPRIRCTGAAVGYNLGGVLGGALTPIVATALADGSGRPWGVAVYLTAIALLSLGCFALLPETNPVIVRQRSGKDAGTGTGAETGAAEAAAPA is encoded by the coding sequence ATGCTGCGGCTCGCCTCGGCCTCGCTCGCCGGGACAGCCATCGAGTTCTACGACTTCTTCGTCTACGGCACGGCCGCCGCCCTCGTGCTCGGCCCGCTCTTCTTCCCCTCCTTCTCCCCGCTCGCCGGGACCCTCGCCGCGTTCGGCACCTTCGGCGTCGGCTTCCTCGCCCGCCCGCTGGGCTCGGCCGTTTTCGGCCACATCGGCGACCGCTACGGGCGGCGCCCGGTGCTGCTGGGCTCCCTGCTGCTCACCGGCCTCGCCACGGTGGCCGTCGGCTGCGTGCCGACGTACGCCTCGATCGGCGTGGCCGCGCCCGTCCTGCTGCTCCTGCTGCGCTTCCTGCAAGGGCTGGGCCTGGGCGGTGAGTGGGGCGGCGCGGTGCTGCTGACCGCCGAGCACGCCCCCGAGCGGCGGCGCGGGCTGTGGTCGAGCTTCCCGCAGATCGGCCCGGCGGTAGGCTTCCTGCTGGCCAACGGCATGGTCCTGGCCCTGTCGGCGACCCTGACCGACGCCCAGTTCACCTCCTGGGGCTGGCGGGTGCCGTTCTGGGCGGCGGGGCTGCTGGCGCTCGCCGGACTGTGGCTGCGCCGCTCGGTGGAGGAGACTCCGCAGTTCCGCGCGCTCGCCGCGACCGGGCGGCGGTCGCAGGCCCCGCTGGCGGAGGTGGTGCGCGGCCACTGGCGGCTGCTCCTGCTGACCGGCGGCGCGCTCGCCGTGGGCTACGCCGTCTTCTACGCGGTCACCACCTGGTCCCTCGCGTACGCCACCGAGCACCTCGGGGTGGGCCGCACGGTGATGCTGTCCTGCATCATGGGCGCGGTCGCGCTGAAGGGCCTCGTCACCCCGCTGGTGGCGGTGCTGGGCGACCGCTACGGGCGGCGGCCGCTGTGCCTGGCCGGGTGCGCGGCCTGCGCCCTGTGGATGTTCCCGCTGGTGGCGCTGCTGAGCACGGCCGACCCGCTGCTGATGACGCTGGGCTTCGTCGGGGCGCTGCTGGGCATGGTGACGATGTTCGCGGTGGTGGGTGCGTACCTGCCGGAGCTGTACGCCCCGCGGATCCGCTGCACGGGCGCGGCCGTCGGCTACAACCTCGGGGGCGTACTGGGCGGGGCGCTGACCCCGATCGTGGCGACGGCGCTGGCGGACGGCTCCGGCCGACCGTGGGGCGTGGCGGTGTACCTGACCGCGATCGCGCTGCTCAGCCTGGGTTGCTTCGCGCTGCTCCCGGAGACGAATCCGGTGATCGTCCGGCAGCGGTCGGGCAAGGACGCGGGGACGGGGACGGGCGCGGAAACGGGGGCGGCCGAAGCGGCCGCCCCCGCGTAG
- a CDS encoding MBL fold metallo-hydrolase, which yields MTYSGAVKVGGPADVHELADLMISKVAVGSMNNNAYLLRCRATGKQLLIDAAADADALLSLIGDDGIESVVTTHRHGDHWGALQSVVEATGATTYAGAYDAEGIPVPTDVPVADGDTVRVGRVELTARHLVGHTPGSIALIYDDPHGHPHVFTGDCLFPGGVGNTWGDPKAFEQLVDDVQRKLFEQLPDEAWVYPGHGNDTTLGAERPHLAEWRERGW from the coding sequence ATGACGTACAGCGGAGCGGTCAAGGTCGGCGGTCCGGCCGACGTGCACGAACTCGCGGACCTGATGATTTCCAAGGTCGCAGTGGGCTCGATGAACAACAACGCGTACCTGCTGCGCTGCCGGGCCACCGGCAAGCAGCTCCTGATCGACGCGGCGGCGGACGCGGACGCGCTGCTGAGCCTGATCGGCGACGACGGCATCGAGTCCGTCGTCACCACCCACCGGCACGGCGACCACTGGGGCGCGCTCCAGAGCGTGGTCGAGGCCACGGGCGCGACCACGTACGCGGGCGCGTACGACGCCGAGGGCATCCCGGTGCCGACCGACGTCCCGGTCGCGGACGGGGACACCGTACGCGTCGGACGGGTCGAGCTGACCGCGCGGCACCTGGTCGGCCACACCCCCGGTTCGATCGCCCTGATCTACGACGACCCGCACGGGCACCCGCACGTGTTCACCGGCGACTGCCTCTTCCCGGGCGGCGTCGGCAACACCTGGGGCGATCCGAAGGCCTTCGAGCAGCTGGTCGACGACGTGCAGCGCAAGCTCTTCGAGCAGCTGCCGGACGAGGCCTGGGTCTACCCGGGACACGGCAACGACACCACCCTCGGCGCCGAGCGGCCGCACCTGGCCGAATGGCGCGAGCGCGGCTGGTAG
- a CDS encoding maleylpyruvate isomerase family mycothiol-dependent enzyme: MTDHVHDLRSVREATDRLLTAVAKLDNAALAEESHLPGWSRGHILAHLARNADALVNVFEGRPMYESASARDADIARDAGRPLEEQLTDLRDSAARFLATTEPAQDWSRTVELRNGVTDLAANVPFRRWVEVELHHVDLNIGYELRDLPGEFTDREIAFLADRWSGRPEVPPVTLNASYGGQVWHTGGTEGTPVVLEGPKDELLGWLAGRGLQGAHLAVMAGDGLPELPPL; encoded by the coding sequence ATGACTGATCATGTGCACGACCTGCGATCTGTACGTGAAGCCACGGACCGACTGCTGACCGCTGTCGCGAAACTGGACAACGCGGCCCTGGCCGAGGAGTCACATCTCCCCGGCTGGAGCCGCGGCCACATCCTGGCCCACCTCGCACGCAACGCGGACGCGCTCGTCAACGTCTTCGAGGGGCGCCCGATGTACGAGAGCGCCTCCGCGCGCGACGCGGACATCGCACGTGACGCCGGCCGGCCCCTGGAAGAACAACTGACGGACCTCCGTGATTCCGCGGCCCGCTTCCTCGCCACCACCGAGCCCGCCCAGGACTGGTCCCGCACGGTCGAACTGCGCAACGGCGTGACGGACCTCGCCGCCAACGTGCCGTTCCGCCGCTGGGTCGAGGTCGAGCTGCACCACGTAGACCTGAACATCGGCTACGAGCTCCGCGACCTCCCCGGGGAGTTCACCGACCGGGAGATCGCCTTCCTCGCCGACCGCTGGTCCGGGCGTCCGGAGGTGCCGCCGGTGACCCTGAACGCCTCCTACGGCGGCCAGGTCTGGCACACCGGCGGCACGGAGGGCACCCCGGTGGTCCTCGAAGGCCCCAAGGACGAGCTGCTCGGCTGGCTGGCCGGGCGCGGCCTCCAGGGCGCCCACCTCGCCGTCATGGCCGGCGACGGCCTGCCCGAGCTCCCCCCTCTGTAG
- the uvrA gene encoding excinuclease ABC subunit UvrA, which produces MTDRLIVRGAREHNLKNVSLDLPRDSLIVFTGLSGSGKSSLAFDTIFAEGQRRYVESLSSYARQFLGQMDKPDVDFIEGLSPAVSIDQKSTSRNPRSTVGTITEVYDYLRLLFARIGKPHCPECRRPISRQSPQAIVDKVLALPEGSRFQVLSPLVRERKGEFVDLFADLQTKGYSRARVDGETIQLSEPPTLKKQEKHTIEVVIDRLTVKESAKRRLTDSVETALGLSGGMVILDFVDLAEDDPERERMYSEHLYCPYDDLSFEELEPRSFSFNSPFGACPECTGIGTRMEVDPELIVPDEDKSLDEGAVSPWSLGHTKDYFQRLIGALAQELGFRTDIAWAGLPLRARKALLYGHKTQIEVRYRNRYGRERAYTTAFEGAVPFVKRRHAESESDASRERFEGYMREVPCPTCDGTRLKPIVLAVTVMEKSIAEVAAMSISECADFLGRMRLDARDKKIAERVLKEVNERLRFLVDVGLDYLSLNRAAGTLSGGEAQRIRLATQIGSGLVGVLYVLDEPSIGLHQRDNHRLIETLVRLRDMGNTLIVVEHDEDTIKVADWVVDIGPGAGEHGGKVVHSGSLKDLLKNTDSMTGQYLSGKRSIAIPDVRRPVNGERKLTVHGAKENNLRDIDVSFPLGVLTAVTGVSGSGKSTLVNDILYTHLARELNGARSVPGRHTRVEGDDLVDKVVHVDQSPIGRTPRSNPATYTGVFDHVRKLFAETMEAKVRGYLPGRFSFNVKGGRCENCSGDGTIKIEMNFLPDVYVPCEVCHGDRYNRETLEVHYKGKSIAEVLNMPIEEALDFFEAVPTISRHLRTLNEVGLGYVRLGQSAPTLSGGEAQRVKLASELQKRSTGRTVYVLDEPTTGLHFEDISKLIKVLSGLVDKGNSVIVIEHNLDVVKTADWVIDMGPEGGYGGGLVVAEGTPEQVASVGASHTGKFLRDILGADRVSDAGVPPARVAAKKAPAKRVAAAVKKSAAAAVVKQAAPAKKTARARKA; this is translated from the coding sequence GTGACCGACCGTCTCATCGTTCGTGGCGCTCGCGAGCACAACCTGAAGAACGTCTCGCTCGACTTGCCCCGCGACTCACTCATCGTCTTCACCGGACTCTCAGGGTCGGGCAAGTCCTCCCTGGCCTTCGACACGATCTTCGCCGAGGGCCAGCGCCGCTACGTCGAGTCGCTCTCGTCGTACGCCCGCCAGTTCCTCGGGCAGATGGACAAGCCCGACGTCGACTTCATCGAGGGCCTCTCCCCGGCCGTCTCGATCGACCAGAAGTCGACCTCGCGCAACCCGCGCTCGACCGTGGGCACCATCACCGAGGTCTACGACTACCTCCGCCTCCTCTTCGCCCGTATCGGCAAGCCGCACTGCCCCGAGTGCCGGCGCCCCATCTCGCGCCAGTCGCCACAGGCGATCGTCGACAAGGTGCTCGCGCTCCCCGAGGGCAGCCGCTTCCAGGTGCTCTCGCCGCTGGTGCGCGAGCGCAAGGGCGAGTTCGTCGACCTCTTCGCCGACCTGCAGACCAAGGGCTACAGCCGGGCGCGGGTGGACGGGGAGACCATCCAGCTCTCCGAGCCGCCCACGCTGAAGAAGCAGGAGAAGCACACCATCGAGGTGGTCATCGACCGCCTCACCGTGAAGGAGAGCGCCAAGCGCCGGCTCACCGACTCGGTGGAGACCGCCCTCGGCCTGTCCGGCGGCATGGTCATCCTGGACTTCGTCGACCTCGCCGAGGACGACCCCGAGCGCGAGCGGATGTACTCCGAGCACCTCTACTGCCCGTACGACGACCTGTCCTTCGAGGAGCTGGAGCCGCGCTCCTTCTCCTTCAACTCGCCCTTCGGCGCCTGCCCGGAGTGCACGGGCATCGGCACGCGCATGGAGGTGGACCCGGAGCTGATCGTTCCGGACGAGGACAAGTCCCTGGACGAGGGAGCGGTCTCGCCGTGGTCGCTCGGCCACACCAAGGACTACTTCCAGCGGCTGATCGGCGCGCTCGCCCAGGAGCTGGGCTTCCGTACGGACATCGCATGGGCCGGACTGCCGCTGCGGGCCAGGAAGGCCCTGCTGTACGGGCACAAGACGCAGATCGAGGTCCGCTACCGCAACCGGTACGGGCGGGAGCGGGCCTACACCACGGCCTTCGAGGGCGCCGTGCCCTTCGTCAAGCGGCGGCACGCGGAGTCGGAGAGCGACGCCAGCCGTGAGCGCTTCGAGGGCTACATGCGCGAGGTGCCCTGCCCCACCTGTGACGGGACCCGGCTCAAGCCGATCGTGCTCGCGGTGACGGTGATGGAAAAGTCCATCGCCGAGGTCGCCGCGATGTCGATCAGCGAGTGCGCGGACTTCCTGGGGCGGATGCGCCTGGACGCCCGCGACAAGAAGATCGCCGAGCGGGTCCTCAAGGAGGTCAACGAGCGGCTGCGCTTCCTCGTGGACGTCGGCCTGGACTACCTCTCGCTCAACCGCGCCGCCGGCACCCTGTCGGGCGGCGAGGCCCAGCGGATCCGCCTCGCCACGCAGATCGGCTCCGGCCTGGTGGGCGTGCTCTACGTACTGGACGAGCCCTCCATCGGCCTGCACCAGCGGGACAACCACCGGCTGATCGAGACGCTGGTGCGACTGCGGGACATGGGCAACACGCTCATCGTGGTCGAGCACGACGAGGACACCATCAAGGTGGCCGACTGGGTCGTGGACATCGGCCCGGGCGCGGGCGAGCACGGCGGCAAGGTGGTGCACAGCGGCTCGCTGAAGGATCTGCTGAAGAACACCGACTCGATGACCGGGCAGTACCTGTCGGGCAAGCGGTCCATCGCGATCCCGGACGTACGGCGGCCCGTGAACGGCGAGCGGAAGCTGACCGTCCACGGCGCCAAGGAGAACAACCTGCGGGACATCGACGTGTCCTTCCCGCTGGGCGTCCTCACCGCCGTCACCGGTGTGTCCGGCTCGGGCAAGTCCACCCTGGTCAACGACATCCTCTACACGCACCTGGCGCGCGAGCTGAACGGCGCCCGCTCGGTGCCGGGACGCCACACCCGGGTGGAGGGGGACGACCTCGTCGACAAGGTCGTGCACGTCGACCAGTCGCCGATCGGCCGGACCCCGAGGTCCAACCCGGCCACGTACACCGGCGTCTTCGACCACGTGCGCAAGCTCTTCGCGGAGACGATGGAGGCGAAGGTGCGCGGTTACCTGCCGGGCCGCTTCTCCTTCAACGTGAAGGGCGGCCGGTGCGAGAACTGCTCCGGCGACGGCACGATCAAGATCGAGATGAACTTCCTGCCGGACGTCTACGTTCCTTGCGAGGTCTGCCACGGCGACCGGTACAACCGGGAGACCCTGGAGGTCCACTACAAGGGCAAGTCCATCGCGGAAGTCCTCAACATGCCGATCGAGGAGGCGCTGGACTTCTTCGAGGCGGTGCCGACGATCTCGCGGCACCTGCGGACGCTGAACGAGGTGGGGCTGGGCTACGTCCGGCTCGGCCAGTCGGCGCCGACGCTCTCGGGTGGTGAGGCGCAGCGCGTGAAGCTGGCCTCCGAGCTCCAGAAGCGCTCGACGGGCCGGACGGTGTACGTCCTGGACGAGCCGACGACGGGTCTGCACTTCGAGGACATCTCGAAACTGATCAAGGTGCTGTCGGGGCTGGTGGACAAGGGGAACTCGGTGATCGTCATCGAGCACAACCTGGACGTCGTCAAGACCGCGGACTGGGTCATCGACATGGGCCCGGAAGGCGGCTACGGCGGCGGTCTGGTCGTCGCCGAGGGCACGCCCGAGCAGGTCGCCTCGGTGGGGGCGAGCCACACCGGCAAGTTCCTGCGGGACATCCTGGGGGCGGACCGGGTCTCCGACGCGGGGGTGCCTCCGGCGCGGGTCGCGGCGAAGAAGGCCCCGGCCAAGCGGGTCGCCGCTGCGGTGAAGAAGTCGGCGGCGGCCGCTGTGGTGAAGCAGGCCGCACCGGCGAAGAAGACGGCGCGGGCCCGCAAGGCGTAG
- a CDS encoding NAD(P)-dependent oxidoreductase, producing MKLTVFGATGGVGREVVLQALAAGHEVTAVVRDPARLAVAPHDRLQVAVVPDLTDADALVPVLEGRSAVVSALGSANNKQAKAAPVTGPALRGILAAMERTGVTRLTAVSAAPVGPDVPGDGFFTRAVFLPVLRRVLRDLYADLAVMEAAIAASRTQWTVIRPPRLLNRPGTGTYRRTIGGNVPGGRFIPRADVAHALLATLTDPATTGHAVGVAT from the coding sequence ATGAAACTCACGGTATTCGGGGCCACCGGCGGCGTGGGCCGGGAGGTCGTCCTGCAGGCGCTGGCCGCCGGCCACGAGGTGACGGCCGTCGTCCGCGACCCGGCCCGGCTGGCCGTGGCGCCGCACGACCGGCTCCAGGTGGCGGTCGTGCCGGACCTGACGGACGCGGATGCGCTCGTGCCCGTGCTGGAGGGGCGGTCGGCGGTGGTCTCGGCCCTCGGCTCGGCCAACAACAAGCAGGCCAAGGCGGCCCCGGTCACCGGTCCGGCGCTCCGGGGCATCCTCGCAGCGATGGAGCGGACCGGAGTGACCCGGCTGACGGCCGTCAGCGCGGCCCCGGTCGGCCCGGACGTGCCGGGCGACGGGTTCTTCACGCGGGCGGTGTTCCTCCCCGTCCTGCGGCGGGTCCTGCGGGACCTGTACGCGGACCTGGCGGTGATGGAGGCGGCCATCGCCGCCAGCCGCACGCAGTGGACGGTGATCCGCCCGCCCCGCCTGCTGAACCGGCCCGGCACGGGCACCTACCGCCGCACCATCGGCGGCAACGTCCCCGGCGGCCGGTTCATCCCCCGCGCGGACGTGGCCCACGCCCTCCTGGCCACCCTGACCGACCCCGCGACGACCGGCCACGCGGTGGGCGTAGCCACCTGA
- a CDS encoding carbohydrate kinase — translation MIVVGGEALIDLVPVARPPGALLPRPGGGPYNTALALGRLGAEVAFCSRVSADGFGETLLAGLRAAGVDLSLVQRGPEPTTLAVPSLGPDGSASYGFYVEGTADRLFTLPPALPEGVRALALGTCSLVLEPGASAYEALLRRESRRGLLTLLDPNIRPALIADPAAYRARFLDRLLPSATVLKLSEEDARWLGGRASDWLAAGPSAVVLTRGASGLTVWTREGAEHTVAAREVAVADTIGAGDTVNAALLHRLSAAPGGPVDWPDVLTYAAHAAALTCSRPGAEPPYAAELTDEG, via the coding sequence GTGATCGTCGTCGGTGGAGAAGCCCTGATCGACCTCGTGCCCGTGGCGCGGCCACCGGGCGCGCTACTGCCGCGGCCCGGCGGCGGGCCGTACAACACCGCGCTGGCGCTGGGGCGGCTCGGCGCCGAGGTGGCCTTCTGCTCCAGGGTCTCGGCGGACGGCTTCGGCGAGACCCTGCTGGCCGGGCTGCGGGCGGCCGGAGTGGACCTGTCGCTGGTCCAGCGCGGTCCGGAGCCGACCACCCTCGCCGTGCCCTCGCTGGGCCCGGACGGCTCGGCCTCGTACGGCTTCTACGTCGAGGGCACCGCGGACCGGCTGTTCACCTTGCCCCCCGCCCTCCCGGAGGGCGTACGGGCCCTGGCGCTCGGCACCTGCTCCCTGGTCCTGGAGCCGGGCGCGAGTGCGTACGAGGCCCTGCTGCGCCGGGAGTCGCGGCGCGGGCTGCTGACCCTGCTGGACCCCAACATCCGGCCCGCGCTGATCGCGGACCCCGCGGCGTACCGGGCGCGGTTCCTGGACCGGCTGCTGCCGTCCGCGACCGTCCTGAAGCTGTCGGAGGAGGACGCGCGGTGGCTGGGCGGCCGGGCCTCGGACTGGCTGGCGGCGGGACCGTCGGCGGTGGTGCTGACCCGCGGCGCGTCGGGGCTGACGGTGTGGACCCGCGAGGGCGCGGAGCACACCGTGGCGGCCCGCGAGGTCGCCGTGGCCGACACGATCGGGGCGGGCGACACCGTCAACGCGGCTCTGCTGCACCGGCTTTCGGCCGCGCCCGGCGGCCCGGTGGACTGGCCGGACGTCCTCACGTACGCGGCGCACGCGGCGGCCCTGACCTGTAGCCGGCCGGGCGCGGAGCCCCCGTACGCGGCCGAGCTCACGGACGAGGGCTAG